The following nucleotide sequence is from Allocatelliglobosispora scoriae.
GAGAGGGTGAACAGCTCCTCGACACCGGCCGCTCGCAGCGCGGCCAGCGCCAAGGCGCCTCCGTGACCTTCGATCTTCTGACTCATGCGTCACTCCCATATCGCCCACAGTGTTGATGGGACATTACCGCGCCCCCCAGAAAACATGAAGAGCTTTCGCCTTGTGTCGACCGTGATGAGCCCACAGAAAAGCCGCAACTCTTCAAGAGTTGGTCTTAAGGCCTGGCGGCCTGAAGCACCAACTCTTGAAGAGTTGCGGCTTTGACGGTCAGCGGCCGGTGAACTTGGCGGGGCGCTTCTCGACGAAGGCGGCCATGCCCTCGGCCCTGTCGTCAGTGGCGAAGAGCGCTGCGAAGAGCTGGGACTCCCAGGCGAGCCCGCCCGCGAGGTCCCGGTCGAGCCCGCCGTCGATCGCCTGCTTGGCGAGCGCGATCGCGTGGGCCGGACCGTCGACGAAGCCAGCGACGAGCTCGACGGCGGTGGCGTAGACATCGGCGGCCGGGACCACCCGGTCCGCGAGCCCGATCCGCAGCGCCTCGGCCGCGTCGACCATGCGACCGGTCAGGATGATGTCCTTCGCCCGCGCCGGGCCGACCAGGCGGGCGAGCCGCTGGGTGCCGCCCGCGCCGGGGATGACGCCGAGCTTGATCTCCGGCTGGCCGAGCTTGGCGTCGTCGGCGACGACCCGCCAGTCGCAGGCGAGGGCGAGCTCGCAGCCGCCGCCGAGCGCATAGCCGGTGATCGCCGCGACCACGGGCTTCGGAATTCGGGCGATCGCGTCGAACGCGCTGCTCAGCGCACCGGCCCGGCGAGCCATGTCGACATAGGACATGCCGGCCATCTCCTTGATGTCCGCACCCGCCGCGAAGACCTTCTCGCCACCGAAGACGACGACGGCGCGGACGGAGTCGTCGGCGCAGATCTCGGCGGCCGCTGCGCGCAGGCCCTCCTGGATCTCGATGTTGAGCGCGTTCATCGGCGGCCGCTCCAGCCTGATCGTGCCGATGCCACCATCCACCGTGAGCTTGACCAGGTCAGTCATCGCGTCTCCGTCTCCTATCGACTTAATCATCGTTCAGGTGTCAGACTAGCGCCGCATGGGCGGATCCCCTACCGTGGGCCTCATGGAGGCCGGCCATGATCGTCTATTATCGCGATAGGCATGTGGAGATCACCTCCGAGACGCTGCGCCTCGGAGACGCCGCCTTCCGCCTGCCGGACCTCGACTACGTCTGGCACGCCGAGGGCGAGCGCGACAAGGCGATCCGTCGGCGTCCGCTCCGGCGCGTCGCCGTCGCCATCGCCCTCGCGATGGGCGGCCTGCTGATCGCGATCGGGCTCATCTACCTGCTCGCCCTGGTGATCGGCGAGGGCGCGACGGTCGGGCGGGTGCTGCTCCCCCTCGCCGTGGTCGTCGTCCTGATCGGCTTCGCCGGTCCGCTCGTCGACAAAGGCATGAACGTCATCGACGAGAGTCACGACCGGGGCAGCCGGGTGCACGAGATCTGGGCGACGATCGGCGGCGCCGAGCAACTGCTGCTGCGGGTCACCGACGCGCAACGGTTCGGCCAGATCTACCGGGCGCTGCAGCGCGCCATCGAAAACCACAGTAGTCGCACCCGGTAGCGCATCCGCCGATCGGCGGCCGGCAAGCGCACGGCGCCGCCGTGCGCGCTCTTTGCACACACGGTGACGGGCAACGCCGCCAGCGGCCGATCGGTGGACGCTCTTAGGTAGGATCACCCTCCCGACCGACCGACAGTGGAGTGACCCAGGTGGCCGAGAACCGCGACTTCGCGGAGTTCTACGCGGCCACCTTCCATCGACTCACCAGCCAGCTCTTCGTCCACACCGGCGATCTCGCCGAGGCGCAGGACGTCGTGCAGGAGGCGATGGTGCGGGCGCTGTCGCGGTGGTCCGCGGTGAGCACCTTCGAGGATCCCGCCGCCTGGTGCCGCCGGGTCGCCTGGAACCTCGCCACGAGCCGGTGGCGGCGCCTGCGCCGGGGAGTGGAGCTCGCCACGACCGGGCGGCACGAGGAGACGACCCCCGGCCCGGAGCCCGACCGCCTCGCCGTCGTCGGGCTGCTCGCCCACCTGCCGACCCGCCAGCGCCAGGCGATCATCCTGCACTACCTGGAGGATCTGCCGGTCACGGAGATCGCCGAGCTGACGGGCGCCGCCGAGGGCACGGTCAAGTCCTGGCTGCACCGCGGCCGAGCTACGCTCGCGGCACGCCTTGCAGATCAGGACAGGCGACGGGAGGTGGATCATGTCTGAGCCGGACCCGATCCGCTCCGCCCTCGACGAAGCCCGGGCGGCGGTCGCCCCGCTGATCCAGGCCCCCGGGGTCGCCGCGGCGAGATCGACCCTCCGCCGC
It contains:
- a CDS encoding enoyl-CoA hydratase/isomerase family protein is translated as MTDLVKLTVDGGIGTIRLERPPMNALNIEIQEGLRAAAAEICADDSVRAVVVFGGEKVFAAGADIKEMAGMSYVDMARRAGALSSAFDAIARIPKPVVAAITGYALGGGCELALACDWRVVADDAKLGQPEIKLGVIPGAGGTQRLARLVGPARAKDIILTGRMVDAAEALRIGLADRVVPAADVYATAVELVAGFVDGPAHAIALAKQAIDGGLDRDLAGGLAWESQLFAALFATDDRAEGMAAFVEKRPAKFTGR
- a CDS encoding DUF6232 family protein — encoded protein: MIVYYRDRHVEITSETLRLGDAAFRLPDLDYVWHAEGERDKAIRRRPLRRVAVAIALAMGGLLIAIGLIYLLALVIGEGATVGRVLLPLAVVVVLIGFAGPLVDKGMNVIDESHDRGSRVHEIWATIGGAEQLLLRVTDAQRFGQIYRALQRAIENHSSRTR
- a CDS encoding SigE family RNA polymerase sigma factor encodes the protein MAENRDFAEFYAATFHRLTSQLFVHTGDLAEAQDVVQEAMVRALSRWSAVSTFEDPAAWCRRVAWNLATSRWRRLRRGVELATTGRHEETTPGPEPDRLAVVGLLAHLPTRQRQAIILHYLEDLPVTEIAELTGAAEGTVKSWLHRGRATLAARLADQDRRREVDHV